A window from Dama dama isolate Ldn47 chromosome 11, ASM3311817v1, whole genome shotgun sequence encodes these proteins:
- the RHOB gene encoding rho-related GTP-binding protein RhoB encodes MAAIRKKLVVVGDGACGKTCLLIVFSKDEFPEVYVPTVFENYVADIEVDGKQVELALWDTAGQEDYDRLRPLSYPDTDVILMCFSVDSPDSLENIPEKWVPEVKHFCPNVPIILVANKKDLRSDEHVRTELARMKQEPVRTDDGRAMAVRIQAYDYLECSAKTKEGVREVFETATRAALQKRYGSQNGCINCCKVL; translated from the coding sequence ATGGCGGCCATCCGCAAGAAGCTGGTGGTGGTGGGCGACGGCGCGTGCGGCAAGACGTGCCTGCTGATCGTGTTCAGTAAGGACGAGTTCCCCGAGGTGTACGTGCCCACCGTCTTCGAGAACTATGTGGCCGACATCGAGGTGGACGGCAAGCAGGTGGAGCTGGCGCTGTGGGACACGGCGGGCCAGGAGGACTACGACCGCCTGCGGCCGCTCTCCTACCCGGACACCGACGTGATCCTCATGTGCTTTTCGGTGGACAGCCCGGATTCGCTGGAGAACATCCCCGAGAAGTGGGTGCCCGAGGTGAAGCACTTCTGCCCCAACGTGCCCATCATCCTCGTGGCCAACAAGAAAGACCTGCGCAGCGACGAGCACGTCCGCACAGAGCTGGCCCGCATGAAGCAAGAACCGGTGCGCACGGATGACGGCCGCGCCATGGCCGTGCGCATCCAAGCCTACGACTACCTCGAGTGCTCGGCCAAGACCAAGGAGGGCGTCCGAGAGGTCTTCGAGACGGCCACGCGCGCCGCGCTGCAGAAGCGCTACGGCTCCCAGAACGGGTGCATCAACTGCTGCAAGGTGCTATGA